DNA from Timaviella obliquedivisa GSE-PSE-MK23-08B:
GCCGGCACAGGTAGCCGACCATGCGCCGCCCGAATCGTGCCGCCGCCAATGGGTAAAGCTGAGCAATAAAGCTGGTCGATACCGAGCCAATCTAGTCCTAAGCAGGTGCCGACAATATCAACAATGGCATCAGTCGCTCCAACCTCATGAAAATGAACTTGGTTGGCAGAGATACCATGTACTGCGCCTTCAGCGATCGCCAAGCGACGAAAAACGTCCAAACTCCAAGTCTCTGCACGCTGGGGCAGGTTAGCAGATTGAATCAACTGCTCAATTTCGGGCAAATGCCGGATTAATGAAGCGGTTTCATGCCTCTGCTCGTGACTCTGCTCCTCTCCATGCTCGTGGTGCGGCTTAGGGTCATGGTGTGGCTCATGCTCGTGGTGTGGCTCAGGATCCTGAAGAGATTTACCTCCTTTCTGCCGCTCCTGCTTCTGCCTATCGTGCTGATGAGACTGCGCAAAGGTAAACTGGGGATCGCTGTTGTCAGACAAAGCTAAGTCTACGTGGACTTTTGTGGCTTGCTGCCCGTTGCGAAGAACCCGTTCTGCCCACAGCTTATATTCTGAGGCAATTCCCAACTGCCCAAGTTTCTCAATGAGATAGGTTAAAGGAACTCCAGCATGAACTAAAGCTCCCAGGCACATATCTCCTGCAATCCCAGTCGGACAGTCTAAATAAGCAACTTTCATACGCCCATTGCCTCACTAAGAGGTATTCAAAAAAAGGTCATCATGGCTACTGTTTACAATCTTCATCCCGATACGCCGCAAAATCGTCAGGTCGAAAAAATTCGGGATGCGTTGCGCAGTGGAGCCGTCATGCTTTACCCAACCGATACAGTGTACGCCATTGGTTGTGATCTCAATGCTAAGTCAGCAGTGGAACGGGTACGGCAAATTAAACAACTTTCCAGCGATAAACCCCTAACGTTTCTCTGTTCTTCGCTGTCTAATATTTCTGAGTATGCGCAGGTTAGCGATTCTGCTTACCGACTCATCAAGCGCCTGATTCCAGGGCCCTATACCTTTGTATTGCCCGCTACCAAGGCGGTACCGCGTTTAGTGATGAATCCAAAACGCAAAACAACGGGCATTCGAGTCCCTGATCATGTCATTTCTCAGGCGTTGCTACAGTCGTTAGGTAATCCTATTATTTCAACGTCGGCAACGACAGCCGCTCAAGCTGAGACGAAGATGTCACAGGCAGAGCTATTTGATCAACTCGACAAAATAGTAGACCTGATTATTGATGATGAACGAACCTCTGTGGGCTACCAAATGTCTACTATTTTGGATTTGACTGAGACAGAACCTCAGGTCGTGCGCCAAGGGCTGGGCTGGGAGGCGATCGCCGATTGGATTGAAGGATAAAGCCCCAAACTCAGGGATGAAGTTAACTTACTTACTTTCCCAGAAGGCAGGTTCCCGATCTCAGCAGAAATTGCAGCATCTTCACGAAAAAACTTTTTTTATGTTTCTTCTCAGTAGCCGGATTAAAAATTGCCCCTTTGGCTGCCCAACATTTTAAAGTTCTCATAAACAAGACAGTTGCCTGGGGAAGCCTTCTCACCAAAGAAAAATCATGATCTCAAGTTGGATTTTGGACATTTGCTTGCAGGTCTTTATTGGCGAATCAGGAAACCACCTAGAAAAGTGACATAGCTCAACCGAGGTTTAACCGCAGTTTCAAAAAAAAGCTTGTAGAAGAATTCATCAAGGCAGAAACAACTCTGCAAGTTTTGAGTTCTAAGGTTTTAAGCCGGGTTAAATGGCAGCACACATTGCCCCAGTCATTAACTCTCTTTTCGCCATGCATCCACCCGTAGGAAAGTTATGAATCTCGATACCAACACCCCCACGCCAAACGGCTCCGTTCATTCGCCTGTTGAGACACCGATCGCCGCTAGTGGTGACACAGTAGTTTCAAAATTAGCACAAGTTTTATTGACCGAATTTCAAACTGATTTGCCCAAGCCTTCTAGCAATGTCTGCTCGGTGATTACTCGGATGGTTGAGGAAGTAGAGCGAATTTGTGAAAAGAGCGATCGCATTCAAAGCTCTGGACAGGTTCAAAACTGGCAATTAACTTTAACGCGTCATAAAGTCCAAAAATGTTTAACTTATTACCGCTTAGGGTCAAAACACGGTCGAATAGAACTTCATAGCCATCTGAGCACGATGGTTTATCGCCACATTGTGCTGAGCCAAGCTCAAATGGGGTTTGGGGCACGTTATACCCTGATCGAAGATTTCTTACAAGGTTTTTATATCGAAGTCCTCAAAGCGTTCCGCCGCGAACATCAGCTTCCGGCAGACTATAGCCCCCGGACTCGCTTAGAACTAGCGGAATATATGGCATTTACTGAGCATTATGCAAAACGGCGTATTACCCTACCCGGTCGCCGCAGCCAGCAGTTGATTGTGTTAAGGGCACAGGGATTTGCTCACCGTCAGCCCCCTGAAACTTCGATGGATTTAGAAATGGCGATGGAATCGGCTAAGGGCGAAGAAGCTGAAATGCAGAGTCGATCGCCTCTGGCGCAGCAGCTTCGTGAGCACCTAGTAGCAGATGTGACTGATCCCTCGGATTCAGTAGTGCGCGATCGGGTCATTCAAGACCTCACTGAGTACCTGGAAGCACAAGGACAAAGTGATTGCGTCGATTATCTTGCCCTTAAGCTTCAAGACCTATCTGCCCCTGAAATTGATGACATTTTGGGGCTCTCTTGTCGGCAACGCGACTACTTGCAACAGCGCTTTAAGTACCATGTTGAAAAATTTGCCCGATCCCATCGCTGGCAGCTTGTTCATCAATGGCTAGGAGCCGACCTCGACCAGAACCTAGGGATGCCTCAGCAACAATGGGAAGCCTTTGTGCAAGAGCTTTCTGGTGATCAACAGCGGCTACTCACGCTCAAAGGGCGGCAAGTAAACGACTCAGACATTGCTAAAATCTTGCACTGCACTCCCAAGCAAGTTCATAAACGCTGGGTGCGGATCTTAGAATTGGCATGGCAAGTTCGCAACAATGCTGATCCCGTAAGTTCTAGTGAGAATTAACAGTCAAAAATATACTTTCATTAACTAGGACAGGAATAATAGCAAGTGTTGCCAGTTCCAACTATGGCAGTTGCTTAGGAAGAAATGAAAGAACAGTAAGTATCGAGGTTATGCTGAGATTTGCTGTTCTTTCTATACTAGTGGGGACATTAAGTGAGCACTTTTATTCAGGCTTATGATTACGCAATTAATCATGCTGATGACTTGTTAACCGCAATGCAAGAACACTTACTTCTGGTGCTTGTACCGATGTTAATAGGTTTGTTGCTAGGGCTGCCTTTAGGACTTTTGAGTGCGCGATCGCGCTTTGCTTCTATAGCTCTAATCAATACCTTTAATGGATTACGAGTTATTCCAAGCTTGGCAATTTTGTTTTTAGCAATCCCCTATTTTGGATTGAGCTTTCAATCGGCAGTTATTGCTCTAACACTATTGGTAATGCCTCCTATTTTGATGAGTACTGACATTGCTTTTCGTTCAATTGATCCAATGATTCGGGAAGCAGCTTATGGGATGGGAATGAGCAACAGACAAGTATTACAGCAAGTTGAAGTGCCTTTAGCGTTGCCAGTAATTTTAACGGGAATTAAAACAGCGGTGGTAGAAGTCATCGCTAGTGCTACGTTGGCAGCATTTATTGGGGCAGGTGGCTTGGGAATATTTATCGTCCGAGGATTTGCGTTGTACGATAATGCAATTCTACTGGTCGGGGCGATTCCTGTGGCGCTACTAGCATTACTTACAGAAATCACTTTAAGCGCACTCCAGAGAATAATTCAGCCTTTTCAAGGCAGTCTTTCTACCCCTCTTGCTGAGTAGTTTTTTTACATCAGTTTTTATTGCCTAATTTTTTATTACTGAGTCTTTTTTGTAACTTACTGATCAATCTAAATCAACATATCCTATAGCGGCAATATATACCGACGACAACAATTGATGATTTAGTAATTGAGAGGTTTCGCAAGAAGTTATTGGTATAGAAGATGATCCATTTGAATGATTATTGATTCTCAATCCATTGTTAACATTAAGGAGATAGAATACGAACAAACTGACCTAGCTCAAGTATTTTCTTCTACCATTTAATGTGGGACTTGTGTCACTATGCTTCCTGCCCAGCGATCGAGCTTGTCTGCGTACTTGAGAGGGTTTAATCTTTCGACTATTGGGTCTAGTTTTCGAGCCTGGATCCGTCATGAAATCGTTGATGACGATCCCTGGGATACAGAAACTTTGCATCCTTTGTCGTCTATATCTTCAGAAAAATCTGTCCTCGAAGAAACCGACCTAGAGGAGACGACCCCGGAGAAGACGACCCCGGAGAAGACGACCTTCTAGCAGGTGTCATCTTTTCCAATACCAGCAACAGCCCATTTAGGGTAAGCGCGAGGATCGTTACGGCGATCGCCCCTGCCCAAATTTTGTCAGCCCGTCCGGCTTGAGCAATTCCTTCAAATAAAAGAGTCCCTAATCCACCTGCTCCAAATTTTGCGCCAATGGTGCCAGTCGCGATCGCCACTACTGCGGCAATTCTAAGACCTGCCAGAAAAATCGGTAGCGCCAGCGGCACTTGAATTTGCCACCAACGCTGCCAGAGGTTCATCCCCATGCCTCGTGCTGCTTCTAGGATGGAAGGTTGAATAGACTGCAACCCAACCACTAAACTGCGGACTAAAATAACTTGGGAATATACCACCATCGCTACAATCACAGAACGGACATTTAACCCAAAAATGGGGATGAGTAAAATGATCAATGCCAGGCTAGGGATTGTGTAGAGAATGCCTAAACTTCCTAGAATGGGCAGATTGAGCCAGCGGTAGCGAATCACTAGCAAGGCTAACGGTAAGGCGATTAAAACAGCGATGGCAAGCGTTAGGATCGTCATGCCAAGATGAGCCAGGAGTAGGCTCCAAACCGTTCCAGGATACTTCAGAATGTAGCTCATCAGAGCATTCTAAAGCAAGGTGCGAAGAGTCGCACGGTAATTCAGCTTAGTAGAGTCATTAAACTCTTCTACACCCTGGTTGAGAATGAGACAATCAACAAAAGATTTTAAGATCTTCAAAAACTAGACAAAGTAATTCAATAATAATTCATTTAAAGCGCTTAATTTAAGACACTAATTGCAACAGGTTCTTGAACAGAACGAAGAACAACGCGATCGCGCCTTTAATGCTTCGGTTAGTCTAGGTAAACCATTGTCCAACCTTGCTTCAGCAATGCCAAAAAAGGTTTTATCAGGCTCCGGGTTCAACATGACGAGACTGGGCGATCGACCCTTTGTCGTTACCTTAGAGAGACACCCCAAAGCGCTGCATTAGAGTTTGAAATTGAAGGACAGGTTTATCAAACGTTACTCCTACCCGATGGCGCTTCCACCACTTGTCCAAAGCAAATTACTGGGGGAACCCCTTCTTTCGAGAGAGCAGTTGGTTGCGTCCGCCTGTCAGTCTCCCAAAGAGCTTGCCCATTGCCCGACAGCGGTTGATTCGTCGGTATGACGAGAGGGGTGAGTGGATAAGCGAAAGTGTAAAAAGGAGCCAGAGCTTATGACTGTCTGATGCTCTAACTCCCCTCGTCTATGGATTCCCCTCGTCTATAGATACAGTGATAAAGCCTACTCTGCCACCATTTCTTTAAACTGCTTCCCTGCTGAGAAGGCAGGAACGGTGGTTGCAGGAATTTGGATAGTTTGTCCGGTTTGGGGGTTGCGTCCATCTCGAGCTGCTCGTTGGCGAGGCTCGAAGGAGCCAAAGCCGACCAATGTCACTTTTTCACCCGCTGCCACAGCTTCCATGATGGAATCAATTGCAGCCGATAAAACTGCATCAGCTTCCTTCTTGGTTACTTCGGCTTTGGAAGCCACTGCATCAACCAATTCACCTTTATTCATACGGTTTGCCCCTTAGGGGTACATGAGAAACGTTTTGAATTGTAGTGTATTCTTTCCAAAATGAACGTCATTTGCAGAGAAAATACCCACTTTTTTATCGAAATTGAAAATATTCCGTTACACAGAACGCACCATCCTACTGAACATACTTTCTAAACTAATGACCCATCTCAAAATTTCTACTAAAAAAGCCGAGTCGCTCAGTGCCACTCGGCTTTATCGAAATGAGTTGATCAAACGTCAGCTTTGCTCAGGTTGCTGAATTGATGCTATACACCCAAAGCAGCCTTCGCAACTTTAGCTGCCAACTCGCCCTTGGCATACTTCGCTGCATAATCTTCTAGCGAAACTTGCTTAATTTTGCTGGCGTTGCCTGCGGTGCCGAACTCTTGATAGCGATCGCTGCACACTTTTTGCATGTACTTAATCGATGGCTTGAGGAAGTGACGGGGGTCAAATTCCTTGGTGTTTTGCGCCAAGGCTTCGCGCACTGCGGCAGTAATGGCTAAGCGGTTATCGGTGTCGATGTTGATCTTGCGCACACCGCTCTTGATGCCCTTTTGAATTTCTTCAACAGGAACGCCGTAGGTTTCTGGAATGGTACCGCCGTATTGGTTGATCAGCGCTAGCAAATCTTCGGGAACGGAGGAGGAACCGTGCATGACCAAGTGGGTGTTGGGCAAGCGATCGTGGATTTCTTGAATGCGGCTGATAGCTAAAATTTCGCCCGTAGGTTTGCGGGTGAACTTGTAGGCTCCGTGACTAGTGCCGATCGCTACTGCCAAGGCATCAACTTGGGTTCTTTCGACAAAGTCAACTGCTTCATCAGGGTCGGTCAACAGCATGGAGTGATCCAACTCACCCTCAAACCCATGACCATCTTCGGCTTCGCCTTTACCCGTTTCGAGAGAACCGAGGCAACCCAGTTCACCTTCAACGCTGACTCCAATAGCATGGGCGACTTTGACGACTTCTAGAGTTGTCGAAACGTTGTAATCGTAGCTTGCAGGAGTTTTAGCGTCTGCTTGTAAGGAGCCATCCATCATGACACTGCTGAAGCCGTTCTTCATAGCAGAGTAGCAAGTGCTAGGCTCGTTGCCATGGTCTTGGTGCATGACTACAGGAATGTGAGGATAGGTTTCGATCGCCGCCAAAATTAGGTGACGGAGGAAGTTTTCACCAGCATAGTTACGAGCGCCCCGTGATGCCTGTAGGATGACCGGGCTATCCGTTTCATGTGCAGCGTACATGATGGATCGAATTTGCTCTAGGTTGTTGACGTTAAATGCAGGGATACCGTAGCCATTCTCGGCGGCATGGTCCAGCAGTAGTCGCATTGGCACTAATGCCATAAGAAATTCCTCCTAATTTGGTGTGATCAACGGGCGCTTTTAAAACACTCAATGCTTACGACAATCTTAAGACAGATTGCCCCTCAGGTGAATCTGATCTTTTTAACCTAATGATTCAACCTAAGGATTCTCAGGCTGAATCTCCCTCGATCTGTAGTAAGTCGTAATGTTAAGTATAAATGCTTAACTGCAAACTTCTGCTAAAAAATGTATCAACGTTTAGCGTAAATTGTGCCCTCAGATCCTTGTTAGAAGATGAGTGCTACCATAGCCTGAGAAGAAAAAAAGGACATAAGTAATAAGGATTGAGCGCTTCATGGTGAATGAAATAACAAAGTCAATATCCTACGCTGGAAGGGATATTAGGCTCACCGTAGGTCTGCTTGCACCGCAAGCAGGCGGTTCTGTGTTGATTGAATCGGGCGAAACGTCAGTACTAGTGACCGCTACAAGAGCTGCTGGACGTGAAGGAATTGATTTTCTACCGCTGCTCGTAGACTATGAAGAACGCCTTTATGCAGCCGGTCGGATTCCGGGTGGTTTTTTGCGGCGCGAAGGTCGTCCGCCGGAGCGAGCAACGCTGATTAGTCGGCTGATCGATCGCCCCATGCGTCCCCTTTTTCCAGGGTGGCTGCGGGATGATATTCAAATTGTTGCAACCACAATGTCAATGGATGAAGCGGTTCCGCCAGATGTACTGGCAGTTACAGGTGCTTCGATCGCCACTTTGCTAGCCGGAATTCCCTTTTATGGACCTATGGCAGCTGTCCGAGTTGGGCTAGTAGGCGATGACTTTATTATTAACCCAACCTATGCCGAAGTTGAATCAGGCGACCTAGATTTGATCGTAGCTGGCTCTCCTGATGGCGTAATCATGATTGAGGCTGGTGCAAACCAACTGCCTGAGCAAGATGTGATTGAAGCGATCGACTTTGGTTATGAAGTCGTGCGTGATTTGATTCAGGCGCAGCGCGACCTGATGGCAGAGTTGGGAATTGAGCTAGTCACTGAAGAGGCTCCCGTTGTTGACCCGACTCTAGAAGATTTTATTACCGCCCGAGCCACAGATGCAGTCAAGCAAATCCTGGCGGAGTTTGAATTAACGAAGCCTGAGCGGGATGAAAAGCTAGATGGGGTCAAGGCGACAATTGTGGATGCGATCGCCGAGTTATCTGAAGAAGATGCGATTCGGGTCGCGGCTAGTAGCAATCCTAAAGCATTAGGCAACACGTTTAAGAGCGTCACCAAAAAGCTGATGCGCAAGCAAATTGTGGACGACAATGTGCGGGTTGATGGACGCAAACTTGATCAAGTTCGTCCTATTTCTTGCCGTACTCAGGTTTTGCCGCAGCGGGTTCATGGCAGTGGACTGTTTAATCGGGGGCTGACCCAAGTCTTGTCGATCGCCACTCTGGGTACTCCTGGCGATGCCCAAGACATGGATGATCTGCATCCTGATGAGCATAAGCGCTATATGCACCACTACAACTTCCCGCCATACTCAGTTGGAGAAACTCGCCCCATGCGATCGCCTGGTCGGCGCGAAGTGGGTCACGGTGCTCTAGCAGAACGCGCTTTAGTTCCCGTCCTTCCTCCTAGAGAAGCATTCCCTTACGTTCTCCGCGTTGTTTCCGAGGTTCTTTCCTCCAACGGGTCTACCTCAATGGGTTCAGTGTGTGGCTCTACTTTGGCACTGATGGATGCAGGTGTTCCTATCACTAAGCCCGTTAGCGGTGCAGCCATGGGCTTGATTAAAGAAGGCGAAGAAGTCCGAATTTTGACCGATATTCAGGGCATTGAAGACTTCTTGGGCGACATGGACTTTAAGGTGGCTGGAACCGAAACAGGCATCACTGCCTTGCAAATGGATATGAAAATCTCTGGCTTGCCCCTAGAGACGATCGCGGCTGCCATCACTCAAGCTAAGCCTGCCCGAATGCACATTTTAGAGAAAATGCTAGAAGCGATCGACAAGCCCCGTGAAGAACTGTCGCCCTGGGCACCTCGACTCCTGACCATCAAAATTGATCCTGAGTTTATTGGCATGGTGATTGGGCCTGGCGGTAAGAATATTAAGGGCATCACCGAGCAAACTGGAGCCAAGATCGACATTCAAGACGATGGCACCGTGACG
Protein-coding regions in this window:
- a CDS encoding threonylcarbamoyl-AMP synthase, whose product is MATVYNLHPDTPQNRQVEKIRDALRSGAVMLYPTDTVYAIGCDLNAKSAVERVRQIKQLSSDKPLTFLCSSLSNISEYAQVSDSAYRLIKRLIPGPYTFVLPATKAVPRLVMNPKRKTTGIRVPDHVISQALLQSLGNPIISTSATTAAQAETKMSQAELFDQLDKIVDLIIDDERTSVGYQMSTILDLTETEPQVVRQGLGWEAIADWIEG
- a CDS encoding HetZ-related protein — encoded protein: MNLDTNTPTPNGSVHSPVETPIAASGDTVVSKLAQVLLTEFQTDLPKPSSNVCSVITRMVEEVERICEKSDRIQSSGQVQNWQLTLTRHKVQKCLTYYRLGSKHGRIELHSHLSTMVYRHIVLSQAQMGFGARYTLIEDFLQGFYIEVLKAFRREHQLPADYSPRTRLELAEYMAFTEHYAKRRITLPGRRSQQLIVLRAQGFAHRQPPETSMDLEMAMESAKGEEAEMQSRSPLAQQLREHLVADVTDPSDSVVRDRVIQDLTEYLEAQGQSDCVDYLALKLQDLSAPEIDDILGLSCRQRDYLQQRFKYHVEKFARSHRWQLVHQWLGADLDQNLGMPQQQWEAFVQELSGDQQRLLTLKGRQVNDSDIAKILHCTPKQVHKRWVRILELAWQVRNNADPVSSSEN
- a CDS encoding ABC transporter permease, producing MQEHLLLVLVPMLIGLLLGLPLGLLSARSRFASIALINTFNGLRVIPSLAILFLAIPYFGLSFQSAVIALTLLVMPPILMSTDIAFRSIDPMIREAAYGMGMSNRQVLQQVEVPLALPVILTGIKTAVVEVIASATLAAFIGAGGLGIFIVRGFALYDNAILLVGAIPVALLALLTEITLSALQRIIQPFQGSLSTPLAE
- a CDS encoding ABC transporter permease, encoding MSYILKYPGTVWSLLLAHLGMTILTLAIAVLIALPLALLVIRYRWLNLPILGSLGILYTIPSLALIILLIPIFGLNVRSVIVAMVVYSQVILVRSLVVGLQSIQPSILEAARGMGMNLWQRWWQIQVPLALPIFLAGLRIAAVVAIATGTIGAKFGAGGLGTLLFEGIAQAGRADKIWAGAIAVTILALTLNGLLLVLEKMTPARRSSSPGSSSPGSSPLGRFLRGQIFLKI
- a CDS encoding DUF3598 family protein; translation: MVQPCFSNAKKGFIRLRVQHDETGRSTLCRYLRETPQSAALEFEIEGQVYQTLLLPDGASTTCPKQITGGTPSFERAVGCVRLSVSQRACPLPDSG
- a CDS encoding HU family DNA-binding protein; amino-acid sequence: MNKGELVDAVASKAEVTKKEADAVLSAAIDSIMEAVAAGEKVTLVGFGSFEPRQRAARDGRNPQTGQTIQIPATTVPAFSAGKQFKEMVAE
- the fba gene encoding fructose-bisphosphate aldolase class II (catalyzes the reversible aldol condensation of dihydroxyacetonephosphate and glyceraldehyde 3-phosphate in the Calvin cycle, glycolysis, and/or gluconeogenesis); its protein translation is MALVPMRLLLDHAAENGYGIPAFNVNNLEQIRSIMYAAHETDSPVILQASRGARNYAGENFLRHLILAAIETYPHIPVVMHQDHGNEPSTCYSAMKNGFSSVMMDGSLQADAKTPASYDYNVSTTLEVVKVAHAIGVSVEGELGCLGSLETGKGEAEDGHGFEGELDHSMLLTDPDEAVDFVERTQVDALAVAIGTSHGAYKFTRKPTGEILAISRIQEIHDRLPNTHLVMHGSSSVPEDLLALINQYGGTIPETYGVPVEEIQKGIKSGVRKINIDTDNRLAITAAVREALAQNTKEFDPRHFLKPSIKYMQKVCSDRYQEFGTAGNASKIKQVSLEDYAAKYAKGELAAKVAKAALGV
- a CDS encoding polyribonucleotide nucleotidyltransferase; this translates as MNEITKSISYAGRDIRLTVGLLAPQAGGSVLIESGETSVLVTATRAAGREGIDFLPLLVDYEERLYAAGRIPGGFLRREGRPPERATLISRLIDRPMRPLFPGWLRDDIQIVATTMSMDEAVPPDVLAVTGASIATLLAGIPFYGPMAAVRVGLVGDDFIINPTYAEVESGDLDLIVAGSPDGVIMIEAGANQLPEQDVIEAIDFGYEVVRDLIQAQRDLMAELGIELVTEEAPVVDPTLEDFITARATDAVKQILAEFELTKPERDEKLDGVKATIVDAIAELSEEDAIRVAASSNPKALGNTFKSVTKKLMRKQIVDDNVRVDGRKLDQVRPISCRTQVLPQRVHGSGLFNRGLTQVLSIATLGTPGDAQDMDDLHPDEHKRYMHHYNFPPYSVGETRPMRSPGRREVGHGALAERALVPVLPPREAFPYVLRVVSEVLSSNGSTSMGSVCGSTLALMDAGVPITKPVSGAAMGLIKEGEEVRILTDIQGIEDFLGDMDFKVAGTETGITALQMDMKISGLPLETIAAAITQAKPARMHILEKMLEAIDKPREELSPWAPRLLTIKIDPEFIGMVIGPGGKNIKGITEQTGAKIDIQDDGTVTISAVDGSKAKQARAIIEGMTRKLSAGDVYVGRVVRIIPIGAFVEFLPNKEGMIHISQLADYRVGKVEDEVGIGDEVIVKIREIDGRGRVNLTRLGIHPDEATAAREAAAV